A portion of the Ferrimonas lipolytica genome contains these proteins:
- a CDS encoding N-acetylneuraminate synthase family protein has product MKKPVFKICGRKVGLDYDPLVIAEIGINHEGSLKVAFEMVDAAIEGGAEVIKHQTHVVEDEMSGEAKRVVPGNADVSIYEIMERCALNEEDETKLKEYVESKGAIFISTPFSRAAALRLERMNVPAYKVGSGECNNYPLLDLIASFGKPVILSTGMNDIPSIEKAVKIFRKHETSFCLLHTTNLYPTPDHLIRIGAMEQLQESFPDAVVGLSDHSIDNLACLGAVAAGASVLERHFTDSKDRSGPDIVCSMDSSECAELIAQSKRMAQMRGGKKEAAKEEQVTIDFAYASVVTIATIKEGEQLTRDNLWVKRPGTGDFLAEDYEALLGKIAKQTIPADVQLKKEFVE; this is encoded by the coding sequence ATGAAAAAACCTGTATTTAAAATTTGTGGGCGCAAGGTTGGTCTTGATTACGACCCACTTGTTATTGCTGAGATTGGGATTAATCACGAAGGTTCACTTAAAGTCGCATTCGAGATGGTAGATGCCGCGATTGAAGGTGGTGCTGAGGTAATTAAACATCAAACCCATGTCGTAGAAGACGAGATGAGTGGTGAAGCAAAAAGGGTTGTACCAGGTAATGCGGACGTTTCCATCTATGAGATCATGGAGCGTTGCGCGTTAAATGAAGAAGATGAAACAAAACTGAAAGAGTACGTAGAGTCGAAAGGGGCGATATTCATTAGTACGCCATTTTCTCGCGCGGCGGCGCTTCGGTTGGAACGTATGAACGTGCCGGCTTACAAGGTTGGTTCTGGGGAGTGTAATAATTACCCGCTGCTTGATTTGATAGCAAGCTTTGGGAAGCCTGTCATTCTAAGCACTGGTATGAATGATATCCCTTCGATTGAGAAGGCGGTGAAAATCTTCCGTAAACACGAGACATCATTTTGCTTATTGCATACCACAAATCTATATCCAACTCCTGATCACCTAATTCGTATTGGTGCAATGGAACAGCTTCAAGAGTCCTTTCCCGATGCAGTTGTAGGCTTGTCAGACCACAGCATTGATAACTTAGCATGTTTAGGTGCAGTTGCTGCTGGTGCATCTGTGCTTGAACGACACTTTACCGATAGTAAAGACCGGTCAGGCCCCGATATCGTTTGTTCGATGGACTCTAGCGAGTGTGCAGAACTGATTGCTCAGTCAAAACGCATGGCCCAGATGCGTGGTGGTAAGAAGGAAGCTGCAAAAGAAGAGCAAGTCACAATCGACTTTGCTTATGCGAGTGTAGTGACAATCGCTACAATCAAAGAAGGTGAGCAGTTAACACGCGATAACCTGTGGGTGAAACGACCTGGCACAGGCGATTTTCTTGCAGAGGATTATGAGGCTTTACTAGGTAAAATCGCTAAGCAAACCATTCCTGCTGATGTTCAGTTAAAGAAAGAATTTGTCGAATAA
- a CDS encoding cytidylyltransferase domain-containing protein → MKVVALITARGGSKGLPRKNVLPVGGKPLIGWTIQAALDCPQIERVFVSTEDAEIATISAKFGAEVIPRPSALATDTASSTDVVSHAISWLEEHRISCEQLALLQPTSPLRTANHLSEALGLYECQNAECVISVFEPLHTPVKSYIENADGSIEGLYSNEAPYMRRQDLPRAYQPNGAIYVFDIDEFKVNDHFPRKNTFAYVMPESESADVDTLADLLVVEKKIKELKI, encoded by the coding sequence ATGAAAGTTGTTGCATTAATCACCGCTCGTGGTGGCTCTAAGGGGTTGCCAAGAAAAAATGTCCTTCCAGTAGGAGGAAAGCCGCTCATTGGTTGGACAATCCAAGCAGCATTGGATTGTCCACAAATTGAACGTGTGTTTGTATCAACAGAAGATGCGGAGATTGCTACGATTAGCGCAAAGTTTGGTGCTGAGGTTATTCCTCGGCCAAGTGCACTCGCAACTGATACTGCTAGCAGTACCGATGTAGTGTCTCATGCAATTTCTTGGCTTGAAGAGCATCGCATTAGCTGCGAGCAGTTAGCCTTACTACAACCGACTTCACCACTTAGAACTGCAAATCACTTAAGTGAAGCTCTTGGCCTTTATGAGTGCCAGAACGCTGAATGTGTAATAAGTGTTTTCGAACCTTTACATACTCCAGTTAAGTCATATATCGAAAATGCTGATGGCTCGATTGAAGGGCTGTACAGTAATGAAGCGCCCTATATGCGAAGACAGGACTTGCCACGAGCATATCAGCCTAATGGTGCAATCTATGTTTTTGATATAGATGAATTTAAGGTGAATGATCATTTTCCTAGAAAAAATACTTTTGCATATGTGATGCCAGAATCTGAATCTGCTGATGTAGATACTCTTGCGGATTTGCTGGTTGTTGAAAAAAAAATCAAGGAATTAAAAATATGA
- a CDS encoding Wzz/FepE/Etk N-terminal domain-containing protein, which translates to MNQQNQITNQNSNIGFAPADDEIDLRELFGAIWAGKWLIIAITTVFAIGGVAFALSQPNTYKAEVVLTPASQDGKSGLAGMAGQLGGLASLAGINIGGGGGDGKAIALATLQSRKFLNAFITKHQLLVPLIASQEWNQATGELILDAELYDASAQQWIREVKAPKSVVPSDWEAYKHFKEEILSVNEAKDTGLVTLEITHFSPLIAQQWATMLVADLNLWMKNKSLTETQRNIDYLNQQLEKTAITGMQTVFYQLIEEQTKNLMLAEVESEFSFKTIDPAVVPEEKSDPKRALICVLATFLGGLLGIMIVVVRFAMRKEK; encoded by the coding sequence ATGAATCAACAAAATCAAATAACAAATCAAAACTCGAATATTGGATTTGCTCCAGCAGATGATGAAATTGATTTGCGTGAGCTGTTTGGCGCTATTTGGGCTGGCAAGTGGTTAATCATCGCAATTACAACCGTTTTTGCCATCGGTGGCGTTGCCTTCGCACTATCGCAGCCGAATACCTATAAGGCTGAAGTTGTGTTAACCCCAGCGAGCCAAGATGGAAAATCTGGCCTTGCTGGAATGGCAGGACAACTTGGTGGTTTAGCATCTCTTGCTGGAATCAATATCGGCGGCGGTGGTGGTGACGGTAAGGCGATAGCATTAGCAACGTTGCAGTCTCGTAAGTTTCTTAATGCATTTATAACCAAGCACCAATTGTTAGTACCGTTAATAGCTAGCCAAGAGTGGAACCAAGCAACAGGTGAGCTAATTTTAGATGCTGAGCTTTATGACGCTTCTGCGCAACAATGGATTAGAGAAGTTAAAGCACCAAAGTCAGTAGTACCATCAGATTGGGAAGCCTATAAACACTTTAAAGAAGAAATTCTTTCTGTAAACGAAGCGAAAGATACCGGCTTAGTCACTTTAGAAATAACCCACTTTTCTCCTTTGATTGCCCAACAGTGGGCAACAATGTTAGTTGCAGACTTAAATTTATGGATGAAAAATAAGTCACTAACTGAAACGCAACGAAACATCGATTACCTAAATCAGCAGTTGGAAAAAACAGCAATAACTGGTATGCAAACTGTTTTTTATCAGTTAATTGAAGAGCAAACTAAGAATCTGATGTTAGCTGAGGTTGAAAGTGAATTTTCATTTAAGACTATCGACCCTGCTGTTGTACCAGAAGAAAAATCAGATCCTAAGAGAGCGTTAATCTGTGTGTTAGCAACTTTCCTTGGTGGGCTCTTAGGGATAATGATAGTTGTGGTTAGATTCGCAATGCGGAAAGAAAAATAA
- a CDS encoding SLBB domain-containing protein yields MKHTLRKWLTVMVATLPLLMTVSVDAMSISPEMIEQFKKLPPTEQKRLAQQYGIDPAMLSGASGASSSQSDYSDQPLMDEREQSNQRFQEDEGEELEAEDEQELKPYGYELFAGQPTTFAPATDIPIPSDYVLGPGDQLQLQLFGKSVSNETLTIARNGSVVIAELGPIHLAGMTFADARQAIAATIKAQMIGVNGNLTMGELRSIRVFIAGEAFQPGSYTLSALSTVSHAVTLAGGLSEIGSLRNIQVKRSGKVVGHFDAYDLLMHGDASGDVRLQSGDVVFIPPVAATVSVDGEVRRPAIYELSGNETMADIVSMAGGLMAGAYPSASNVERFNNRHQRSIVNVDLTSANGKAMDVNDGDYLTVRSTSEEIDGAITIVGSVTRPGSYQWQPGMTVSNLLPSPEADLTWNTDLSYALLVREINVRGDIEVFGFDLELALRTPKGEQDLVLQPSDKLIIFSLRNEVLDRRALGEFANKLAKEEGLQDAELTDEEALDAGLNKLDNKSTLSNRKSIAGVAVSHQDELDEQAQKKAELRSMVLLQLFQHRELIELSPQLQREELLYPVLAKLNDQARLNSKLQAVSVAGEVAHPGAYPLVVNGTVKDLIAMAGGLKESAFSQNAEITRTIRNQNQAQMVEHISVDLTEQLANNGAILLQSRDRLNVLTTPAWQETAMVELHGEVRFPGKYAIQKGETLADVIKRAGGFTEYAYTYGGVFTRESVRAQEQLEIQRAVTSLRKEMANRTLSEQGTFATVEDTETVLYQLESVEATGRMVIDFEEVVNNNPRHNLMAEDGDVVYIPTQKQTVAVMGEVQHPSSHRFNETISLEGYLKLAGGATRRADDSRVYVVRADGSVMLPEQNFWFGSSAQQLRPGDTVIMPLETNYRDGMTYWGDITQIIYNSAIAIAAIGGI; encoded by the coding sequence ATGAAGCACACACTCCGCAAATGGTTGACCGTAATGGTCGCTACTCTGCCGTTGCTGATGACAGTATCTGTTGACGCGATGTCAATCTCTCCTGAGATGATTGAACAGTTCAAAAAGTTACCACCTACTGAGCAAAAACGACTAGCACAACAGTATGGGATAGATCCGGCCATGCTTTCAGGCGCAAGTGGCGCCAGCAGCTCGCAAAGCGACTATTCTGACCAACCGCTAATGGATGAGCGTGAGCAGTCAAATCAGCGTTTTCAAGAAGATGAAGGCGAAGAGCTGGAAGCGGAAGATGAACAAGAACTAAAACCTTATGGTTACGAGTTATTTGCTGGCCAACCAACCACCTTTGCTCCAGCTACAGACATTCCAATTCCGTCTGATTATGTTCTAGGCCCTGGCGACCAACTGCAGCTGCAATTGTTTGGTAAAAGCGTTTCTAATGAAACGCTCACCATTGCAAGAAACGGCAGTGTAGTTATTGCTGAACTTGGCCCTATTCATTTAGCCGGGATGACGTTTGCTGACGCGCGACAGGCTATTGCGGCAACGATTAAAGCCCAAATGATTGGCGTTAATGGCAACCTAACTATGGGAGAGCTACGCTCCATTCGAGTGTTTATCGCTGGAGAGGCGTTTCAGCCTGGCTCATATACCCTAAGCGCATTATCAACGGTTTCGCACGCAGTCACGTTAGCTGGTGGCCTCAGCGAGATTGGCTCTTTGCGTAATATTCAAGTTAAGCGTTCTGGTAAAGTGGTTGGTCACTTTGATGCGTATGATCTGTTGATGCACGGTGATGCCTCTGGCGATGTGCGCTTGCAAAGCGGAGACGTGGTTTTTATTCCGCCAGTAGCTGCAACGGTATCTGTTGACGGTGAAGTACGTCGTCCGGCGATATATGAATTGTCAGGCAACGAGACGATGGCAGATATTGTCAGTATGGCTGGCGGGCTAATGGCTGGAGCATACCCATCAGCATCTAATGTTGAACGCTTTAATAATCGCCACCAACGCTCTATTGTAAACGTTGACCTAACCTCCGCTAACGGCAAAGCGATGGATGTTAATGATGGTGATTACCTTACGGTACGGTCAACCAGTGAAGAGATTGATGGTGCCATCACCATTGTTGGTTCTGTAACCCGCCCAGGCTCTTACCAGTGGCAACCGGGAATGACGGTGAGCAACCTATTGCCGTCACCGGAAGCGGATTTAACTTGGAATACGGATTTGTCTTATGCGTTATTGGTAAGAGAAATCAACGTTCGTGGTGACATTGAAGTATTTGGTTTTGACTTAGAATTGGCCCTGAGAACTCCCAAGGGCGAGCAAGATCTTGTTTTACAGCCATCAGACAAACTCATTATATTCTCACTTCGAAATGAAGTGCTGGATCGTCGCGCCTTGGGTGAGTTTGCCAATAAACTTGCTAAAGAAGAGGGACTTCAGGACGCCGAGCTAACTGATGAAGAAGCACTCGATGCCGGCCTGAATAAGTTAGATAACAAATCAACGCTGAGTAATCGTAAAAGTATTGCCGGTGTTGCCGTCAGTCACCAAGATGAGCTTGATGAACAAGCGCAGAAAAAAGCAGAACTTCGCTCAATGGTATTGCTGCAACTGTTTCAGCATCGTGAGTTGATTGAGCTTTCTCCGCAGTTACAGCGTGAAGAATTACTCTATCCGGTGTTGGCTAAGTTGAATGACCAAGCTCGTTTGAACAGTAAATTACAAGCGGTTTCTGTTGCTGGTGAGGTAGCTCACCCGGGGGCTTACCCTCTTGTTGTAAACGGCACGGTGAAAGATTTAATCGCCATGGCGGGCGGTTTAAAAGAGAGCGCCTTTAGCCAAAATGCTGAAATTACCCGTACTATTCGCAACCAAAACCAAGCTCAGATGGTTGAGCACATTAGTGTGGACTTGACTGAGCAACTGGCCAATAACGGTGCAATTTTGTTGCAAAGCCGCGACCGCTTAAACGTATTGACCACACCAGCATGGCAAGAAACGGCGATGGTAGAATTGCATGGTGAAGTTCGCTTCCCAGGTAAATACGCAATTCAAAAAGGTGAGACCCTCGCTGATGTAATTAAGCGCGCCGGTGGATTCACCGAATATGCTTACACTTACGGTGGTGTATTTACCCGCGAATCAGTGCGGGCGCAAGAGCAACTGGAAATTCAGCGCGCGGTAACCAGCTTACGTAAAGAGATGGCTAACCGTACCCTAAGTGAGCAAGGCACTTTCGCGACAGTAGAAGATACTGAGACGGTTCTATACCAACTAGAAAGTGTTGAAGCGACTGGGCGTATGGTTATCGACTTTGAAGAGGTTGTTAACAATAACCCTCGTCACAACCTTATGGCTGAAGATGGCGATGTTGTTTATATCCCAACACAGAAACAGACCGTAGCGGTAATGGGTGAGGTTCAACACCCTAGCTCTCATCGCTTTAATGAGACCATTAGTCTAGAAGGCTATTTGAAGCTTGCTGGTGGCGCAACGCGCCGTGCCGACGATAGCCGTGTTTACGTAGTAAGAGCTGATGGCTCGGTAATGTTGCCAGAACAAAACTTCTGGTTTGGTAGCAGTGCCCAACAACTTCGCCCTGGCGACACCGTAATCATGCCACTTGAAACCAACTATCGAGATGGAATGACCTACTGGGGTGATATCACGCAGATTATTTATAATAGTGCTATTGCCATTGCTGCAATCGGCGGGATCTAA
- a CDS encoding peptide MFS transporter produces the protein MSSNINRGEFLGHPKGLFLLFTTELWERFSYYAMRAILVLYLVDQVTTQGGHGLGWSQADALSLYGTFTGLVYITPLIGGWLADNYLGQRKAIYIGGFLMAAGQFLLGTPHAWIPGMETAVFYFGLGVLILGNGLFKPNISTMVGDLYEEGDHRRDGAFTIFYMGINVGAFLSGIVVGNVVAAYGGSFQAGFVCAGIGMLLSLVIQFMFAQKLLGDIGTVPAAKLDKLQQTEVRNEPLTAVERDRIKVIMVLGLFTIVFWAGFEQAGGLMNLFTNNFTDRMLGDWEIPTTYFQSLNAFFIVVFAPVIASLWVRMGANEPNSPVKFALGLILLGIGFIFMMGAVMEMGGDANAKSSMWWLVGAYFFHTMGELCLSPIGLSMVTKLAPLRMASLMMGAWFGFVAIANKVGGFVGSFIGHDGSAEEQLANAMSIFSGIFITAVVSGIILYFMSDKLVDWMHGAEDGHDKNEAQALEQEVAVTADHEGMKH, from the coding sequence ATGAGCTCAAACATCAATCGCGGAGAGTTTCTAGGCCATCCTAAAGGCCTGTTCCTCCTGTTCACCACTGAGTTGTGGGAACGCTTCTCTTACTACGCTATGCGTGCCATTTTGGTATTGTACCTCGTAGACCAAGTTACCACTCAAGGCGGCCACGGTTTAGGCTGGAGCCAAGCAGACGCTCTTTCCTTATACGGTACCTTTACTGGTTTAGTATACATTACCCCACTTATCGGTGGTTGGTTGGCAGATAACTACTTAGGCCAACGTAAAGCCATCTATATTGGTGGTTTCTTAATGGCGGCTGGCCAATTCTTGTTGGGTACCCCACATGCGTGGATCCCTGGCATGGAAACCGCGGTATTTTACTTTGGTTTGGGCGTACTGATTTTAGGTAACGGTCTGTTTAAACCAAACATCTCTACCATGGTTGGCGACTTATACGAAGAAGGCGATCACCGTCGTGACGGTGCATTCACCATCTTCTACATGGGTATCAACGTAGGTGCTTTCCTTTCTGGTATTGTGGTTGGCAACGTTGTTGCTGCTTACGGCGGTAGCTTCCAAGCTGGCTTCGTTTGTGCTGGTATCGGTATGTTGCTGTCTCTGGTTATTCAGTTCATGTTTGCGCAAAAGCTGTTGGGCGACATCGGTACCGTGCCTGCAGCTAAACTAGACAAACTGCAGCAAACCGAAGTTCGTAATGAACCTCTAACAGCAGTTGAGCGTGATCGCATTAAAGTGATCATGGTGCTTGGTCTGTTTACTATCGTTTTCTGGGCTGGCTTCGAGCAAGCTGGTGGCCTGATGAACTTGTTCACCAACAACTTCACCGACCGCATGCTGGGTGATTGGGAAATCCCAACCACTTACTTCCAGTCTCTAAACGCCTTCTTCATCGTTGTATTTGCACCAGTAATCGCTTCCCTTTGGGTTCGTATGGGTGCTAACGAGCCTAACTCTCCAGTTAAATTCGCATTGGGCCTTATCCTGTTGGGTATCGGTTTCATCTTTATGATGGGTGCGGTAATGGAGATGGGCGGTGACGCTAACGCTAAATCATCCATGTGGTGGTTAGTTGGTGCATACTTCTTCCACACCATGGGTGAGCTGTGCTTGTCTCCTATCGGTCTGTCGATGGTAACCAAACTTGCTCCGCTGCGTATGGCATCCTTAATGATGGGCGCATGGTTCGGTTTCGTTGCTATTGCAAACAAGGTTGGTGGTTTCGTTGGTTCCTTCATCGGTCACGACGGTTCTGCAGAAGAGCAATTAGCTAACGCTATGTCTATCTTCTCCGGCATTTTCATCACTGCTGTTGTTTCTGGCATCATCCTGTACTTCATGTCCGACAAGCTTGTTGACTGGATGCACGGCGCTGAAGATGGCCATGATAAAAATGAAGCTCAAGCATTAGAGCAAGAAGTTGCTGTAACTGCTGACCATGAAGGCATGAAGCACTAA
- a CDS encoding YceH family protein: protein MDKNLTLNETRVIGCLMEKESTTPDLYPLTLNALKGACNQKSNREPVLSLSDTEVQQTVAQLLGKRLLHEEGSARTSKYKHRFCNTPFGGLQFTQQERAIVCVLLLRGPQTPGELRSRTNRLCEFSDVSETESALQQLVEKELVVQLPREAGKRESRYAHLFSGEVEIVTSANVASNDKTRILELEKENMILKAEVERLKQMLS from the coding sequence GTGGACAAGAATCTCACCTTAAACGAAACCCGCGTTATCGGCTGCCTGATGGAGAAAGAGTCAACCACACCGGATCTCTATCCATTAACCCTCAACGCACTAAAGGGCGCCTGCAATCAAAAAAGCAATCGCGAACCGGTATTGTCTCTATCAGATACCGAAGTACAGCAAACCGTTGCCCAACTGTTAGGTAAAAGATTACTCCATGAAGAGGGCAGCGCTCGCACCAGCAAATATAAGCACCGCTTCTGCAATACTCCATTTGGTGGTCTGCAATTTACTCAGCAAGAGCGCGCCATCGTTTGTGTATTACTGTTACGTGGGCCACAAACCCCCGGTGAATTACGCTCTCGTACTAATCGGCTATGTGAATTTTCCGATGTAAGCGAAACCGAATCAGCCTTACAACAACTGGTTGAAAAGGAGTTGGTAGTACAACTTCCGCGAGAAGCAGGAAAGCGTGAGAGTCGTTATGCTCACTTATTTAGTGGCGAAGTTGAGATAGTCACTAGTGCAAATGTTGCTTCAAACGATAAAACCAGAATTCTTGAATTGGAAAAAGAGAATATGATTCTTAAGGCTGAGGTTGAACGGTTAAAACAGATGTTATCGTAA
- the cobO gene encoding cob(I)yrinic acid a,c-diamide adenosyltransferase yields MERDNEKHKQRQQTLKQAVDGKIEQAQIDKGVLLVLTGNGKGKSTAGFGTVLRAVGHGFNCQVAQFIKGQWECGERNILENLGVPFYIMKTGFTWNTQDRDGDTAAAQAVWQQIKLALADPTVDMVLLDEITYMVSYHYLDIDEVVAAIQNRPKNQHVVITGRACHRRLTDLADTVSEIQPIKHAFEAGVKAQKGLDW; encoded by the coding sequence ATGGAACGAGATAACGAAAAACATAAGCAGCGACAACAAACATTGAAGCAAGCTGTTGATGGGAAAATAGAGCAAGCTCAGATCGATAAAGGCGTGTTGCTGGTGTTAACTGGTAATGGCAAAGGTAAATCGACAGCGGGTTTTGGGACGGTGCTGCGTGCAGTTGGTCATGGATTTAATTGTCAGGTAGCGCAATTTATTAAAGGCCAGTGGGAGTGTGGTGAACGCAATATACTAGAGAATTTGGGTGTGCCGTTTTACATAATGAAAACGGGCTTCACTTGGAATACTCAAGATCGTGACGGTGATACTGCTGCTGCACAAGCTGTATGGCAACAGATTAAATTGGCGCTGGCGGATCCTACGGTTGATATGGTGCTACTCGATGAAATCACTTATATGGTTAGCTATCACTATCTCGATATTGATGAGGTAGTCGCAGCCATTCAAAATCGGCCCAAGAATCAACATGTAGTTATTACTGGACGCGCCTGTCATCGTCGCTTGACCGATTTGGCCGACACCGTATCTGAAATCCAACCAATTAAACATGCGTTCGAAGCAGGCGTAAAAGCCCAAAAGGGTTTGGATTGGTAG
- a CDS encoding REP-associated tyrosine transposase produces the protein MPNYKRLRQPGGTYFFTLALAERNNNDLLVRHIAILRRAISEIKAKHPFRTHAVVVLPEHVHLMITLPQGDSDFFTRIRLIKFSFTKLVNRSTGQAQSVWQKGYWEHLIRDQQDFDNHFNYIHFNPVKHGYVDKTKDWPHSTFHIYVERGVLDAEWGQKNEVEISGAEYD, from the coding sequence ATGCCCAACTACAAACGATTACGGCAACCCGGAGGAACCTATTTCTTTACTCTGGCATTAGCAGAACGAAACAACAATGACCTTTTGGTTCGACATATTGCGATTTTGCGTCGGGCGATCTCTGAGATTAAAGCAAAGCACCCTTTTCGAACCCATGCGGTCGTTGTATTGCCAGAACATGTTCATTTGATGATTACTCTTCCTCAGGGAGATTCCGACTTTTTTACTCGCATACGCCTGATAAAATTTTCGTTTACCAAACTTGTCAATCGTTCTACCGGTCAGGCTCAATCTGTATGGCAGAAAGGCTATTGGGAGCATCTAATTCGAGACCAACAGGATTTCGATAATCACTTCAATTACATCCACTTCAACCCGGTTAAACACGGCTATGTCGATAAAACCAAAGATTGGCCTCATTCCACCTTCCATATTTATGTTGAACGCGGCGTGTTAGATGCTGAGTGGGGACAAAAGAATGAAGTGGAAATATCCGGCGCAGAATACGACTAA